A single region of the Anabaena sphaerica FACHB-251 genome encodes:
- a CDS encoding DEAD/DEAH box helicase: protein MSFSNLGLSNEIIRAVTELGYTKPTPIQTQAIPAVLAGGDLLAGAQTGTGKTASFTLPLLHQLSSNNNVKSNPTGWMPIRALILTPTRELAAQIQENVHDYGKYLKLKSTVIFGGVSINPQKRQLKSGVDILVATPGRLLDHLQQGTVNLSRVEVLVLDEADRMLDMGFIRDIRRILAILPKQRQNLLFFATFSDKIKELAAGLLNRPTMIEVARRNVTADTIAQRAYQVDRDKKRHLLAHLIKQDDWYQVLVFTRTKYGADRLVKQLNEDRIQALAIHGNKSQGARTHALAKFKDGKLQVLVATDIAARGLDISELPHVVNFDLPNVPEDYVHRIGRTGRAGAKGEAVSLVCVDELHLLADIEKLIKQPLSLEVLAGFGINPDIKPEPIQNGRRQKPQPGGDQETAGATAKRKTTPRRSGYKAAKKSGDSSSASHYGKKRDR from the coding sequence ATGTCTTTTTCTAATCTCGGCTTGTCCAATGAAATTATTCGCGCAGTTACAGAACTAGGATACACCAAACCCACGCCAATTCAAACACAGGCGATTCCAGCAGTATTAGCGGGTGGTGATTTACTAGCGGGCGCTCAAACAGGTACGGGAAAAACCGCGAGTTTCACTTTGCCACTTCTACATCAGTTGTCGTCAAACAACAACGTTAAAAGTAATCCTACTGGATGGATGCCTATTCGGGCGTTGATTCTCACCCCTACACGGGAACTCGCCGCCCAGATACAGGAAAATGTGCATGATTATGGTAAGTATCTGAAACTAAAATCAACGGTGATATTCGGTGGGGTAAGTATTAATCCGCAAAAACGGCAGTTGAAAAGCGGTGTCGATATTCTGGTTGCTACTCCTGGAAGACTGCTAGACCATCTGCAACAGGGAACGGTGAACCTATCACGGGTTGAGGTTTTGGTGTTGGATGAAGCTGATCGAATGCTGGATATGGGCTTTATTCGTGATATCCGGCGGATTCTGGCGATTTTGCCTAAGCAGCGTCAAAATTTGTTATTCTTTGCTACCTTCTCCGATAAAATCAAGGAACTAGCCGCAGGGTTGCTGAATCGCCCGACGATGATTGAGGTAGCACGCCGCAACGTTACCGCAGATACGATCGCACAAAGAGCTTATCAGGTAGACCGTGATAAAAAGCGTCACTTACTAGCACACTTAATTAAACAAGATGATTGGTATCAAGTTCTGGTGTTTACTCGGACTAAATACGGTGCTGACCGTCTGGTGAAGCAGTTGAATGAAGACCGCATTCAAGCATTGGCAATTCACGGGAATAAAAGCCAAGGGGCGCGTACCCACGCTTTAGCAAAGTTCAAGGATGGTAAGTTACAGGTACTTGTAGCCACCGATATTGCAGCTAGGGGTCTTGATATTAGTGAATTACCCCATGTTGTCAATTTCGATTTGCCCAATGTACCAGAAGATTATGTTCATCGTATCGGTCGCACAGGCCGCGCTGGTGCAAAAGGTGAGGCTGTGTCTCTGGTCTGTGTCGATGAGTTACATTTGTTGGCAGATATCGAAAAACTGATCAAGCAGCCGTTGTCATTAGAAGTGCTTGCTGGCTTTGGAATTAACCCGGATATTAAGCCTGAACCAATTCAAAATGGACGCAGACAAAAACCCCAACCTGGAGGTGATCAGGAGACGGCTGGCGCTACTGCTAAACGGAAAACGACACCACGGAGATCGGGTTATAAGGCAGCAAAAAAGTCTGGTGATAGTTCCTCTGCATCACACTATGGGAAAAAACGCGATCGCTAG
- a CDS encoding phycobilisome rod-core linker polypeptide has translation MTIPLLKYSPSSQNQRVKSFEIPGDEQPRIYTTEGTPDTAEIDQLIWAAYRQIFNEQQILVSNRQLALESQLKHKSITVRDFIRGLLLSETFRLRNYDTNNNYRFVEMCIQRVLGRNVYSKEETMAWSIILGTKGRQGFIDALLNSEEYQSNFGDNTVPYQRRRIIAQHSIGELPFSQFPRYDQYHRQQLENLGYFQAKAPLGYWWNQHKPPYNPVSLLISSPLLFIAHLVFFAFIVYIVLTYYGVIHL, from the coding sequence ATGACTATTCCTCTACTAAAATACTCTCCCTCCAGTCAAAACCAAAGAGTTAAAAGTTTTGAAATTCCTGGAGACGAACAACCCAGAATTTACACCACAGAAGGAACTCCTGACACAGCGGAAATTGATCAGTTAATTTGGGCTGCATATCGTCAAATTTTTAACGAACAACAAATTCTGGTTAGCAACCGTCAATTAGCCCTAGAATCCCAATTAAAACACAAAAGTATCACCGTTAGGGATTTTATCAGAGGATTGCTATTATCAGAAACATTCCGCTTACGCAACTACGACACAAACAACAATTACCGCTTCGTAGAAATGTGTATCCAAAGAGTTTTAGGCAGGAATGTTTACAGTAAAGAAGAAACAATGGCCTGGTCTATAATTCTGGGTACAAAAGGAAGACAAGGTTTCATTGATGCACTACTCAATAGTGAAGAATATCAAAGTAATTTTGGTGATAACACTGTTCCCTATCAACGGCGGAGAATTATTGCTCAACATAGTATAGGAGAGTTACCTTTTAGCCAATTTCCTCGTTATGATCAATACCATCGTCAACAACTAGAGAACTTAGGATATTTCCAAGCTAAAGCACCTCTAGGATATTGGTGGAATCAGCACAAACCTCCTTACAATCCAGTTTCCCTATTGATTTCATCACCTCTTTTGTTCATAGCACATCTCGTCTTTTTTGCATTCATAGTTTATATCGTTCTCACCTATTATGGTGTGATTCACTTGTAA
- a CDS encoding potassium channel family protein codes for MKPRIIVCGLGRTGYKIFRLLRQQGALVVGIHRKPIPGEATGDVIVGELCAASTLQSAGIEQAHTLVIAGSDDALNLSIMMQARILNPHIRIINRFYNTNLGERLDHTLIDHLSMSVVGLAAPVFTFAALGNQAIGQIKLFEQTWPIQEEYIHEDHNWRGRKISDLWEDKSRMLIYYLPVIGKINLVTAVLAEQRLKVGDRLIIGTQPRINQTRKSWGRKLLKIFTSIRQFQKHARSVLAMAMAVIVIILIATFTYVSTKLNISFVDALYFAVGMITGAGGNDKVVENAPNSIKLFTVFMMLAGAVVFGIWYAMLTDFVLGTRLKQFWDAARIPQRNHYIVCGLSGIGIRIIQQLHAGGHEVVVIETDPNNRFVNTARGMSIPVILADASFLTTLKTSNINTAAAVLAVTNNDATNLEIALKAKGLTPKIPVIVNYADPDFAGMAQQVFDFEAVLSPAELAAPAFAAAALGGRIIGNGIIADNLWVAFATLITPKHPFCGQWVKDVARYADFVPLYVETNHQTLHGWDLLDTNLSAGDILYMTIPANRLYQLWREEQEMVS; via the coding sequence ATGAAACCTCGAATTATTGTTTGCGGCTTAGGACGTACCGGATATAAAATCTTTCGTCTGTTGAGACAACAGGGTGCTTTGGTTGTTGGTATTCATCGGAAACCCATACCTGGTGAAGCTACGGGAGATGTAATTGTTGGTGAATTATGTGCAGCTTCTACCCTGCAATCAGCAGGAATTGAACAGGCACATACTTTAGTAATTGCTGGTTCTGATGATGCCCTAAATTTGTCAATTATGATGCAAGCGCGAATTCTGAATCCTCATATTCGCATTATCAATCGCTTTTATAATACAAATTTGGGTGAACGTCTAGATCATACTCTCATAGACCATTTAAGTATGAGTGTTGTGGGTTTGGCAGCACCAGTATTTACTTTCGCAGCTTTGGGAAATCAAGCAATCGGACAAATCAAATTATTTGAGCAGACTTGGCCAATTCAAGAAGAATATATTCATGAAGATCATAATTGGAGAGGTAGAAAAATAAGTGATTTGTGGGAAGATAAGTCACGGATGCTGATTTATTATCTACCTGTAATTGGGAAGATAAATTTAGTAACAGCCGTGTTAGCAGAACAACGTTTAAAAGTAGGCGATCGCTTAATTATTGGTACTCAACCCCGCATCAACCAAACACGCAAATCATGGGGAAGAAAACTGCTCAAAATCTTCACAAGTATCCGGCAATTTCAGAAACACGCCAGATCAGTCCTAGCCATGGCTATGGCAGTAATAGTAATTATTTTAATCGCTACATTTACTTATGTTTCTACAAAATTAAATATCTCATTTGTTGATGCTTTATATTTTGCTGTGGGCATGATCACAGGTGCTGGTGGTAATGACAAAGTAGTAGAAAACGCACCCAATAGTATTAAATTATTTACCGTTTTCATGATGCTGGCAGGAGCAGTAGTCTTTGGTATTTGGTATGCTATGCTTACGGATTTTGTGTTAGGAACTCGTCTCAAACAATTTTGGGATGCAGCCAGAATTCCCCAACGTAATCATTATATTGTCTGTGGTTTAAGTGGAATTGGCATTAGAATTATTCAGCAACTGCACGCGGGTGGACATGAAGTAGTCGTGATTGAAACAGATCCTAATAATAGATTTGTCAACACTGCTAGGGGAATGAGTATTCCTGTAATTCTGGCAGATGCAAGTTTCCTAACCACTCTAAAAACAAGTAATATAAATACCGCAGCCGCAGTTTTAGCTGTTACTAATAACGATGCTACTAATTTAGAAATTGCCCTCAAAGCCAAAGGTTTAACACCAAAAATTCCTGTTATTGTTAATTATGCTGATCCTGATTTTGCCGGGATGGCACAACAGGTATTTGATTTTGAAGCTGTACTCAGTCCAGCAGAATTAGCCGCACCAGCTTTTGCAGCTGCTGCCCTGGGAGGTAGAATTATTGGTAATGGCATTATTGCTGATAATTTATGGGTTGCTTTTGCAACTTTGATTACTCCTAAGCATCCTTTTTGTGGTCAGTGGGTGAAAGATGTAGCTAGATATGCCGATTTTGTCCCTTTGTATGTAGAGACGAATCACCAAACTTTACACGGTTGGGATTTGTTGGATACTAATCTGAGTGCGGGAGATATTTTGTATATGACAATTCCTGCAAATCGGTTATATCAATTATGGCGTGAAGAGCAAGAGATGGTAAGTTAA
- a CDS encoding transaldolase family protein, whose translation MALYLDSAIASEAEIVKHWGWVKGITTNPTLLAKANTPPETTLKTLVSLTSGPVYYQLLSADKNSMIAEGIKAFSIIGSQTILKIPATPLGFEVVATVSPEITCSVTGIYSPTQAAVAKEAGAKIAIAYVNRATRFLGDGIALVRDMASILKGSGVEILAASIKSPEEAAASLQAGADHLTLPLAMLQAMATHEFSNQTVIDFAAGGIGLKI comes from the coding sequence ATGGCACTTTATCTAGATTCAGCGATCGCATCCGAAGCCGAAATAGTTAAACATTGGGGTTGGGTAAAAGGTATCACCACCAATCCCACTTTGTTAGCAAAAGCCAATACCCCACCAGAAACCACCCTGAAAACCCTGGTTTCCTTAACTTCGGGTCCAGTGTATTACCAACTTTTGTCCGCTGATAAAAACAGCATGATCGCCGAAGGAATCAAAGCTTTTAGCATTATCGGTTCTCAAACAATCTTGAAAATTCCTGCCACACCGCTAGGGTTTGAAGTCGTAGCCACAGTTTCACCAGAAATTACCTGTTCCGTTACCGGGATTTACAGCCCCACACAAGCCGCAGTGGCCAAGGAAGCCGGCGCAAAAATTGCCATAGCCTACGTCAATCGCGCTACACGCTTTTTAGGCGATGGTATCGCTTTGGTGCGAGATATGGCCAGCATTCTCAAAGGTAGCGGTGTGGAAATTCTCGCAGCTAGTATCAAGTCACCAGAAGAAGCAGCCGCATCTCTCCAAGCTGGTGCAGATCATCTCACTTTACCTTTAGCTATGTTGCAAGCTATGGCCACTCATGAATTTTCTAATCAAACTGTTATTGACTTCGCTGCTGGCGGAATTGGGTTAAAAATCTAA
- a CDS encoding MFS transporter: MSSSEEQSEFESRKPIYQELNFQIICAVTLIAVIGVSSITPAFPYLAKSLNINPKNLGLLITVFTLPALILGPVIGVLADRWGRKKIIVPSLFLFGIAGTACAFARDFNLLLFLRLLQGLGAASLMSLSITLIGDLYTGDRRAAAMGYNASFSSVGTASYPLIGGALATIGWYYPFMLPVIAIPVGLLVLVVLKNPEPKGDRNLKEYLINAGKIIKNRRLFGLFIASASNFVLLYGAHVTYLPQLINDTFKAPPSTIGLILSSVSVAITITSSQLGKLARRYQPTTLIKASYVFYALAMLIVPFVSSIWLLLIPATIFGIGLGIGFPSIQTLLAELAPREYLATVVSVNGTFFGLGQTLGPLLMGVAFGFGGINSVFFAAVGFAILIFFVFSYFTCG; this comes from the coding sequence ATGAGTTCATCAGAAGAACAGTCAGAATTTGAAAGCCGCAAACCTATTTATCAAGAGTTAAATTTTCAGATCATTTGTGCAGTCACTCTCATTGCCGTGATTGGTGTTTCTAGCATTACTCCTGCTTTTCCTTACTTAGCTAAATCTTTAAATATTAATCCCAAAAATCTGGGATTGTTAATTACAGTATTTACATTACCAGCATTGATTTTAGGTCCTGTAATTGGAGTATTAGCTGATAGATGGGGTAGAAAGAAAATTATTGTACCTTCTCTATTTTTATTTGGGATTGCTGGTACAGCTTGTGCTTTTGCTCGTGATTTTAATTTATTGTTGTTTTTACGCTTATTGCAAGGACTTGGTGCAGCTTCATTAATGTCTTTAAGTATTACTTTAATTGGTGATTTATATACAGGAGATAGACGTGCTGCTGCCATGGGATATAATGCCAGTTTTAGCAGTGTTGGTACTGCAAGTTATCCGTTAATTGGTGGTGCATTAGCGACAATCGGTTGGTATTATCCCTTTATGTTACCTGTGATAGCGATTCCTGTAGGGTTGCTGGTATTAGTGGTTTTAAAGAATCCAGAACCAAAAGGCGATCGCAACCTCAAAGAATATTTAATTAATGCGGGAAAAATAATCAAAAATCGGCGATTATTTGGGCTATTTATTGCCAGTGCATCTAACTTTGTTCTGCTTTATGGCGCTCATGTAACTTATTTACCACAATTAATTAATGATACTTTTAAAGCACCACCTTCTACCATTGGCTTAATACTTTCAAGTGTATCTGTAGCCATTACAATTACATCATCTCAGTTGGGAAAATTGGCAAGAAGATATCAACCGACAACTTTAATTAAGGCATCTTATGTTTTTTATGCTTTAGCAATGTTAATTGTTCCCTTTGTTTCCAGTATTTGGTTGCTATTAATCCCGGCTACAATATTTGGTATTGGGTTAGGAATTGGTTTTCCCAGCATTCAAACTTTGTTAGCGGAGTTAGCACCCAGAGAATATTTAGCAACGGTTGTATCAGTGAATGGGACATTTTTTGGTTTAGGGCAAACTTTGGGACCTTTGTTGATGGGTGTTGCGTTTGGGTTTGGGGGAATTAATAGCGTATTTTTTGCAGCGGTGGGTTTTGCAATTTTGATATTTTTCGTGTTTAGTTATTTTACTTGTGGGTGA
- a CDS encoding rubrerythrin family protein, which translates to MDLSNFTTLNNLEAAFGGESMANRKYLFFANVARKLGFTDLAKLFKETADQETEHAFAHFELLHPELVVKDGASLTDEQKREIVSRCLSLAIEGETYEYTTMYPEFAAAAQNDRDNPAAEEFLKQAQESSEHANTFRAAAHRFGLLKFIENYHADRYAEALEVLNGGQAVTRVASEDPQTQKWICRQCSMIYDPVVGDPDSGIAPGTPFAAIPDDWSCPICGATKKTFKPLEEKVAA; encoded by the coding sequence ATGGATTTGTCAAATTTTACAACACTAAACAACTTAGAAGCCGCTTTCGGTGGTGAATCGATGGCAAATCGCAAATACTTGTTTTTTGCAAATGTGGCACGGAAACTGGGGTTTACAGACTTAGCAAAACTTTTTAAGGAAACAGCAGATCAAGAAACTGAACACGCTTTTGCACATTTTGAGTTATTACATCCAGAACTAGTTGTGAAAGATGGAGCTAGTTTGACTGATGAACAAAAACGGGAAATTGTCTCTCGCTGTTTGTCTTTGGCAATTGAAGGTGAAACCTATGAATACACTACGATGTATCCTGAATTTGCTGCTGCTGCTCAAAACGATAGAGACAATCCCGCAGCAGAAGAATTTCTCAAACAAGCCCAAGAATCTAGCGAACACGCTAACACATTCCGCGCCGCAGCACACCGTTTTGGTTTGCTAAAATTCATTGAAAATTACCATGCAGATCGCTACGCTGAAGCTTTGGAAGTATTAAACGGAGGACAAGCTGTAACCAGAGTAGCAAGTGAAGATCCCCAAACTCAAAAATGGATTTGTAGACAATGCAGCATGATTTATGATCCTGTTGTTGGTGATCCTGATTCGGGAATTGCACCTGGTACACCTTTTGCCGCAATTCCTGATGATTGGAGTTGTCCTATTTGCGGTGCTACTAAAAAGACTTTTAAACCTCTGGAAGAAAAGGTTGCTGCTTAA